A single genomic interval of Corylus avellana chromosome ca10, CavTom2PMs-1.0 harbors:
- the LOC132163405 gene encoding sister chromatid cohesion protein SCC4, which translates to MEAVAEGLWGLADYHESTGEIGKAVKCLEAICQSHVSFFPIVEVKTRLRIATLLLKHSHNVTHAKSHLERSQLLLKSIPSCFDLKCRAYSLLSQCYHLVGAIPPQKHILNKALDLTASAAAANHDQVSVKLWSCNFNAQLANALIIEGDYQSSIAALECGYVCATQISYPELQMFFATSVLHVHLMQWDDENLVEQAVNRCDHVWESINPNKIQQCLGLLFYNELLHVFYRFRICDYKNVQQHVDKLDAAMKADLQQTRHVQELSEELNALNQSLSRSDLHYRDRSALSEKQARLQERLKSMTRLTSTGKHYLEPAHFGNVRGTWEDKLELAPPPIDGEWLPKSAIYALVDLMVVIFGRPKGLFKECGKRIQTGMYTIQEELVKLGITESVREVDLQHSAIWMAGVYLMLLMQFLENKVAIELTRSEFVEAQEALVQMKNWYIRFPTILQACESIIQMLRGQYAHYVGCYSEAAYHYFEAAKLTESKSMQAMCQVYAAVSYICIGDAESYSQALDLIGPVYRMMDSFVGVREKTGVLFAYGLLLMKQHDLQESRNRLAKGLQLTHNHLGNLQLVSQYLTILGSLALVLHDTVQSRDILRSSLTLAKKLYDIPTQIWVLSVLTALYRELDERGNEMENADYQRKKVDDLQRRLADSHSSIHHIELIDKARLEAQQFHERATTGPSMRVNLDIPESIGLLTPLPAPSSSRLVDLDTGRRGKRKI; encoded by the exons atggaaGCAGTGGCGGAGGGTCTCTGGGGGCTGGCGGATTACCACGAGAGCACAGGGGAGATAGGAAAGGCGGTGAAGTGCCTGGAAGCCATATGTCAGAGCCACGTTTCATTCTTCCCCATCGTGGAGGTGAAGACTCGGCTTCGCATCGCGACACTCCTCCTGAAGCACTCCCACAACGTGACTCACGCCAAATCCCATCTGGAGCGCTCGCAACTGCTCTTGAAGTCCATTCCATCCTGCTTCGACTTGAAGTGCCGAGCCTATAGCTTACTCAGCCAGTGTTACCATCTCGTCGGGGCTATTCCTCCTCAGAAACACATCCTCAACAAGGCTCTTGACCTTACGGCTTCTGCTGCCGCCGCCAATCATGATCA GGTTTCAGTGAAGTTATGGTCATGCAACTTTAATGCCCAGCTTGCAAATGCCTTGATTATTGAAGGAGACTATCAGAGTTCAATTGCTGCCTTAGAATGCGGTTATGTCTGTGCAACCCAAATTTCATATCCGGAGTTGCag ATGTTCTTTGCAACTTCCGTCCTGCATGTGCACCTCATGCAATGGGACGATGAGAATTTGGTTGAGCAAGCCGTTAATAGATGTGATCACGTCTGGGAATCAATTAACCCCAACAAA ATACAACAATGCCTTGGTTTACTCTTCTACAATGAGCTGCTGCACGTATTCTACCGATTTCGTATCTGTGACTACAAGAATGTTCAACAACATGTGGACAAATTGGATGCTGCTATGAAGGCTGATTTGCAGCAAACACGGCATGTACAGGAGCTGTCAGAGGAACTAAATGCCTTAAATCAAAGTCTCTCCCGCTCTGACCTACACTACAGGGATAGGTCAGCATTGTCTGAAAAGCAAGCACGGCTTCAAGAGCGGCTTAAAAGTATGACCAGATTAACCTCAACGGGCAAGCATTATCTGGAGCCGGCACATTTTGGAAATGTGAGAGGGACATGGGAAGATAAGCTCGAGCTGGCACCGCCTCCTATAGATGGGGAGTGGCTACCAAAAAGTGCCATCTATGCGCTAGTTGATCTTATGGTGGTCATTTTTGGACGTCCAAAGGGACTTTTTAAGGAGTGTGGAAAGCGGATACAAACTGGAATGTATACCATTCAAG AGGAGCTGGTGAAGCTTGGAATAACTGAAAGTGTGAGAG AAGTAGATTTGCAACACTCTGCCATTTGGATGGCTGGTGTGTACTTAATGCTGCTAATGCAGTTCCTTGAAAATAAAGTTGCTATTGAGCTCACACGGTCTGAGTTTGTTGAAGCACAAGAG GCTTTGGTGCAGATGAAAAATTGGTACATACGCTTTCCAACAATCTTACAAGCTTGTGAAAGCATTATTCAGATGCTTAGAGGGCAATATGCTCATTATGTAGGCTGTTATAGCGAAGCAGCTTATCATTATTTTGAAGCAGCAAAG CTCACAGAGAGCAAATCAATGCAAGCCATGTGCCAAGTATATGCAGCTGTCTCTTACATCTGCATTGGCGATGCTGAATCATATTCACAG GCACTAGATTTGATAGGACCAGTTTACAGAATGATGGATTCTTTTGTTGGAGTTCGAGAGAAAACTGGTGTCCTTTTTGCATATGGCCTTTTATTGATGAAACAGCATGATCTACAGGAATCAAG AAATCGACTGGCCAAAGGACTGCAGTTGACTCATAATCATTTGGGGAATCTTCAACTTGTATCTCAGTATTTGACAATCCTTGGGAGTTTGGCGCTTGTCCTGCACGACACTGTACAGTCTAGAGATATCTTGAGATCATCTCTAACCTTGGCAAAGAAGCTTTATGATATCCCAACCCAGATCTGGGTGCTTTCTGTTTTGACAG CCTTGTATCGAGAGTTAGATGAGAGgggaaatgaaatggaaaatgcTGACTATCAAAGGAAAAAGGTAGATGATCTGCAAAGGAGACTTGCTGATTCACATTCATCCATTCATCACATTGAACTA ATTGACAAAGCAAGACTTGAGGCTCAGCAGTTTCATGAACGTGCAACCACAGGCCCTTCCATGAGAGTCAATCTTGACATCCCAGAGTCTATCGGTCTGTTGACCCCCTTACCTGCTCCATCATCATCAAGGCTAGTGGATTTAGACACCGGAAGACGTGGGAAGAGGAAAATCTAG
- the LOC132163916 gene encoding uncharacterized protein LOC132163916 gives MFGLAIPTLGSWSSMVIHVPTRTQTQYGGGGGAAAIGKGSRSRSSFGNCNKCRGFFSSSSSSSSVKTAVAAVDSDHLSSSNSADKQQANKYYFVVANAKFMLDEEEHFQELLSERLRLYGERNKEQDFWLVIEPKFLDKFPSITKRLRRPAVALVSTNGPWITFMKLRLDRVLSESFEADSPEEALASNPTNLEFEKPEKWVAPYPKYEFGWWEPFLPPGSREEVKV, from the exons ATGTTTGGTTTGGCGATTCCCACTCTGGGATCTTGGTCTTCCATGGTAATTCACGTGCCCACTCGGACACAAACCCAATACGGTGGTGGCGGTGGTGCTGCTGCTATTGGCAAAGGCAGTAGAAGCAGGAGCTCTTTTGGTAATTGCAATAAATGCAGGGgttttttctcctcctcctcctcctcttcctctgtTAAGACAGCTGTCGCCGCCGTTGATTCCGACCACCTCAGTTCCTCCAATTCCGCCGACAAG CAACAAGccaacaaatattattttgttgttgcAAACGCAAAATTCATGCTGGATGAAGAGGAGCATTTCCAGGAGCTCTTATCTGAGCGGCTTCGTCTCTATGGAGAGCGTAACAAAGAGCAGGACTTCTGGCTTGTGATTGAACCCAAGTTCTTGGATAAATTCCCTAGCATCACTAAGAGATTACGAAGACCTGCTGTCGCTCTGGTTTCAACCAATGGTCCCTGGATCAC GTTCATGAAGTTGAGACTGGACCGAGTTTTATCAGAAAGCTTTGAAGCTGACAGTCCTGAAGAAGCCTTGGCCTCTAATCCTACCAATCTAGAGTTTGAAAAACCAGAAAAATGGGTGGCACCTTACCCAAAGTACGAATTTGGATGGTGGGAGCCCTTCTTGCCCCCTGGATCGAGAGAGGAGGTCAAAGTATAA
- the LOC132163542 gene encoding bifunctional bis(5'-adenosyl)-triphosphatase/adenylylsulfatase FHIT isoform X2, which yields MVKHMLLPPLTSLSSRPYWFITQISRGLRPISSSTRSTTTKMSSEHYTFGPYKIRHEEVFYSTQLSYALVNLRPVVPGHVLVCPRREVKRFVDLTADEISDLWLTAQKVGSQLEHYHKASSLTFTIQDGPQSGQTVPHVHIHILPRKGGDFERNDEIYDAINENEKDLKQKLDLDEERRDRSLEEMSQEADELRKLIDLCFRIGHNYSSWPQTRWFSGALCHVSRNFGGGSGQKSGAPCSDF from the exons ATGGTAAAGCATATGCTGCTGCCGCCGTTGACCTCTCTCTCTTCTAGACCCTACTGGTTCATTACACAGATATCAAGAGGGCTCCGACCAATATCCTCATCCACCAGGTCCACCACCACCAAG ATGTCTTCGGAGCACTACACGTTCGGCCCGTACAAGATACGCCATGAGGAAGTATTCTACTCAACCCAGCTTTCGTATGCCTTGGTTAATCTGCGTCCTGTCGTTCCTGGT CATGTGCTTGTCTGCCCAAGGCGTGAAGTTAAGCGCTTTGTTGATCTCACTGCTGATGAGATTAGTGATTTGTGGCTCACAGCACAGAAAGTTGGCAGTCAGCTTGAGCACTACCACAAAGCATCATCTCTCACATTTACTATCCAA GATGGGCCCCAGTCGGGACAGACAGTACCCCATGTTCACATCCATATCCTGCCACGGAAAGGCGGTGACTTTGAGAGGAATGACGAGATATATGATGCT ataaatgaaaatgagaaagattTGAAGCAAAAGCTTGACTTAGATGAGGAAAGAAGGGACAGAAGCCTTGAGGAGATGTCACAAGAGGCAGATGAATTAAGAAAGCTCAT tgaTTTGTGTTTTCGCATCGGTCACAACTACAGCTCTTGGCCTCAGACTCGGTGGTTTAGCGGGGCTCTATGCCACGTCTCGAGAAATTTTG
- the LOC132163542 gene encoding bifunctional bis(5'-adenosyl)-triphosphatase/adenylylsulfatase FHIT isoform X3 yields MVKHMLLPPLTSLSSRPYWFITQISRGLRPISSSTRSTTTKMSSEHYTFGPYKIRHEEVFYSTQLSYALVNLRPVVPGHVLVCPRREVKRFVDLTADEISDLWLTAQKVGSQLEHYHKASSLTFTIQDGPQSGQTVPHVHIHILPRKGGDFERNDEIYDAINENEKDLKQKLDLDEERRDRSLEEMSQEADELRKLM; encoded by the exons ATGGTAAAGCATATGCTGCTGCCGCCGTTGACCTCTCTCTCTTCTAGACCCTACTGGTTCATTACACAGATATCAAGAGGGCTCCGACCAATATCCTCATCCACCAGGTCCACCACCACCAAG ATGTCTTCGGAGCACTACACGTTCGGCCCGTACAAGATACGCCATGAGGAAGTATTCTACTCAACCCAGCTTTCGTATGCCTTGGTTAATCTGCGTCCTGTCGTTCCTGGT CATGTGCTTGTCTGCCCAAGGCGTGAAGTTAAGCGCTTTGTTGATCTCACTGCTGATGAGATTAGTGATTTGTGGCTCACAGCACAGAAAGTTGGCAGTCAGCTTGAGCACTACCACAAAGCATCATCTCTCACATTTACTATCCAA GATGGGCCCCAGTCGGGACAGACAGTACCCCATGTTCACATCCATATCCTGCCACGGAAAGGCGGTGACTTTGAGAGGAATGACGAGATATATGATGCT ataaatgaaaatgagaaagattTGAAGCAAAAGCTTGACTTAGATGAGGAAAGAAGGGACAGAAGCCTTGAGGAGATGTCACAAGAGGCAGATGAATTAAGAAAGCTCATGTAA